Genomic segment of Mauremys mutica isolate MM-2020 ecotype Southern chromosome 22, ASM2049712v1, whole genome shotgun sequence:
AAGGGAACCAGGTGGGGAAGTTTACACACTAACTAGGTGAATGGCTTAGGAGAGACCTGCTGGGAAGGGTAGCAGGACTATCCTGGGAAACCCTAATGACAAGGGAAAGCAGTATGGCCAACCCCAAGCATGGAACACCACAAGGCCCCAAAAAACACAACAGGCTTAAAAATCAAGggactttaaaataataataattatatacGCTGGGTCCTTTTTCTTTGCTTGCTGAGCCTGTTGCGTACACTCAGGTCGTGTTTTTCAGGGTTCCCCCCCAAAACcgtgagggctagaaactcacttgccccctctccccacacccctccaaaaaacggaagctgagattctcacatcatCAGGTGACTTCAGCAGgtgggactttaagaaaacacCAGATATTGTGACACTCATGTTTAAATTGCAAAGATGACAACAAAACAGATTATGCTTAGCTGAGCCAAGTGAACTGGTTGTCGTCGTTTTGTTTCTGGCTCAATAAAGCAGGAATCGAGAGTGGGGGATTAAATTGAATCACCTGTCATGGGTGTGTGATGCCTCAGGGGACTAAGAaggaggggaactgaggcacagcagtgcccccagactgGGGTGAGACTGGTGCCcaatcaccacacacacacacacacacacacacacaggctcttTTCCAAGGCGGTATGACGGAGGTGTATGGGCAGCATAGCTCTGGGTGACAAGCACTGGAGTAGCAAGAGTAGCTGTGGGTCGAGACTGAGATGTCCTGGCCGAGTTTTATGGGACCCCAGTGCCTGGACCAGCTGGCAGTCTGCTCACAACCAAACATGTTCACTGTGGGCATCTGAGGGTCTTAAAAAGTGTGAATTGTGTTAGCCTCATGCTTAACAAGGACACCTATGGTTTAGTTCTATTTTTAAGGCATCCAAGAAAGAgaagaacaaaaaagaaagatttcTAGCTCTGATTGATTGGTACTTAGCCAGTAACAATTTGTCACTGGCATTGTGTATTTCACAACAAAGGCTTAATGTATTTAACATGGATGGAGAAAATATTGCATTGATTTCATTGTTATGTTTATTGGTAATAGTATCTCACTTCCTGCGGGGAGGGTTTCCTTTACCCGAACTCCCCAAAGGATTTATATTGCTTCCTCTTTGCGAGCGAGAATGAAGAACTTCTCAGAGAAATCAGAGCTATCATCGATATTATCGTCCCTTACGAGAACCTCAAACTCCTGAATGATGAAGCCAGTGTCACTGAGGGCTTCCCTCAGAAATTCCTCTCCCAGGACCAAACACGAGAACCTTTTGGGGCCAACCATGTAGAAATTGCAGCCCAAAACTCCACTCAGCACCAAGCGCCCTCCTGGCTTTAACAGGGAGCTGATGTTCTTCAGAGCAATGCAATAAGTGGTCAGAACTTTGCAAGCAGATTCCAAGCACAGTGATGAAACCAGGCAGTCAGCTGGAGGCAGGACGATTGGCTCCATGGGGTTGCTTTGGTGGACATCACATTTTAGAACTTGTTTGATGGTTTTCCTTAATTTTGCCACTTTCTCAGCCTCCTTCCCCTACAGAGACATACACATATACAATACAAGATGAACTCCAAAGGGTTATCTGCAATTTCAGTGTCTTTCTATGATATAGGTGTGAATATTAGAAGGAAAACATAATTCGCTAGAATGATGTCTGTTTGTAGGACCTTGTGTTAACTTTCTCTTTAGTTCCCTTTCCACGGGTCATGCTTTAAGATATGCTGGAATGCCAAGCAACATTAAATCCTTGCTACCACTTGTTGCTCAGAATTCATCAAAAGTTTTCAAACAGGGTGATGAACTCTGGCTACTTTTTCAGTGGACCCTCTGTCTGAATTTTGGAGTATTAGAAGAAAAACTGTTTCAGTGgacttcctctcccttcccctggccGCCGGCTGaatttaggattttaaaaaatctacaacCAGGTGAATTTACATCAGCCACATTTCCCTCTGCATTTCAAAGTGGAAAAGTGACAATATCGGTTGATAGCTCTCTCCAAGCTCTCGGATACTGAGACCTCCTGGGGACCCTATACAGACTCCTACCATGACTGAAAACCACATTCCCCTGCTCTTTATTTTCTCCCAAAATTTCTGCCTGTATTTACCACTGATTATGTTGCAGCTTCCAGCTGATCAGTATAAGTAGATGCTGCTGCATAGACAGACTGAGCAATATACCAGGGATTTAGGCAATCTGCTTTTTCCAGCCCCTGTACCTGTTTCCCTCTAGCTCACACACGTATTTCACCACTGGAGTCCAGTCAAACGCTCCTGGCTCATTCTTCAGCCATTTCTCCAGTTCCTGGTGGTTCCGGTATGTATAGTCTGAAGCGATGATCTCCTTAAAGGACTCGCAGGCAGAGAGGAACTGGTGGATGGTGGGACCACTGCCAATATCAATCAGGGTGTCCCCTTTCACCACACCTGGTTCAGAATACAGAATTTCTGGAGCTCATTGCACCTTAACCAGACTAAATGCAGCTTGATCTCAATTATACTTAGTTGATTTTTAGTTTTAATACACCTAGAGTTAATCTTgcttccactgaaggcaatggccaAACACCTAGTGACTTCAGTGTTACCAAGCTTTGGCTGCAAGTCCTCAATGCTTCTTGACATACTGATTAACATCAGATACCCTATGTTGTTGTTATCCCAGTTTTAcaaatgaggcacagagcagtgatgtgacttgcccagggtcaaaGGGAAGGTCAGTGGCGGGCTTGAGAACAGAACTCAGGTGTGGTGAGTCTCAGTCCAAGGCCGTGCTGCATGGATGCTTGCAGAAAGGGGAGAATGGGGAAAACTTTCTGAGGACCTGTGGTACTTTCAAAGGCTGAACAATAACATTTAGCCTATTTAATGGGCTTTTTAGCTAGAAACACTCGGTGAAGGGTCCTCAGCCCCCCTGTACTACAAGGTGAGACTTGATGAACTGCCATAGCATGTTTGTTGCACATCAGATAGGAGTGACCCTGGAAACTAAATAACTAATGCATATTACAGGATACTTCACCACAACCCAGGCCAAAAGGTGCCATGACAATAACCTGATTTCTTATGTCACAGACAAGCATAGTTGCAGGAATCAGGGGTgcgggaggtgctgcagcaccctcaggTTTTATGCAGGGCTCTGCTCTCGGCCCCGCATGTGTGGTCTCGGCCGCCGGACCCACACCTGGGCGCTGCTTCTGGCTCCTCAGCAGGTTCCCGGCACGTGCCTGGGTtcccagctgcaggccccagcCTCATGCCCCTTAACCTGTTCAGGTCCACCCCTCCCGTAGTCATAACTCTTGGTTGAGGCatggacaggggtgagggggctggctttcagctcccccactattaaaaatgttccagcgcCACGGCAGACCAGGATAGATAAGCCAGGGATGAGTCTCAAATCCCACCAACAGGCCATACCTGAAGTGAAGGTTTTACAATAATGTTTCAGGGAAAAGTTAAGATATTCCACTCCCAAGGTGTCTTCTCCAAATTTAAAATATCCGAGATAGGCCTTTGGATCAAAGGCCCTGGTGCTCGCTCCGAGTCTGCACATAAACTGTGCTGGTTTTCCCAGGGTCCCCTACCCACAGTGAGCTGTCCCTGCTGACGCACAATCTGAACTCTGCCTTTTAACACTTCCATGTGCCTGCAAAAAGAGTGCAGCTGTGGCTGGTCTGGTtccagagctcgggctccagtccaagcccaaatgtctatgcAGCAATTTTCCAGCCCCGGAATCCAATCCCCATGAGCCCtggtcagctgacccgggccagcctcaggttttttatccctgtgtagacatactggtATAGTTTTAATGCAGATATATTAACCTGTAAATCTCCTTCTGCAAAGGTAATAATAAGACCTGGAAACACAGATTATTGCGTATGGGAAACAGATCATTATTAGGCAAGCACCGCTTGGGTGGAGATTACAATTATTCACCAAAACAAATCATTCATCCAACACCATGGGCCAATGCAGCTGTCAAGCCCCAGCCAATCAGTTCAAACTGATCAATGTTAAAATCACAGTGAGGTTATTGCCGTTATTGATAACGATGTGTCCAGTGTGAGCCATGTTCTCAGTGCCGGGAGACAAGACTCCCAAGGAGGCATGAAGCCTGCCCCAGGCAGTTCACAGTCTCGTGCAGTTGGCATAGAAAGGCATAAAGCGAAACACAGGACATGGCTGTGAGTTCCAAAATTTGTGGTAAGAAAGGAGTAGCTCAACCCATTATCAAATGTAGCTATTTGTGGAATTTGAATGTAGAATCCGCTCAGGGGCAGAACCTCTGTTCTTAAAGGTCTGCGGTGGTTAGGCCTGTAGATGTGTTTTGATCCTCTTTCTAAACCTCATCCATCAATAATTCCAAATCCAGCACTGATTGGGCCCAGTGCtgcaccactgaagccaataggagttttgccactgactactGGGAGCAGGCTCCAGTCCATTAGCAGTGAGAAGGACTTTATATGATTCATTATGTAATTATTATTAATTGCACATCTGCAGCATGAAACTAGGCAAAACATGGCAAGAGCAGGGAGAGGATGAAGCACGGTGGGGTGCAGCTGGACTGGATGAAGCACagtggggttggaggccagggagacaTTATGGCAGCTCTAAATGGGAAAGGACAGAGATGAGGGCAGCTTTAGTGGCACAACAAGGGGTTCAAGCTAGTGCATCCTGAACAAACAGGTTCTCCAAGGTGCTTGGAGGTCATCAAAGCTCCATAGCGCACATTGATTTTCAGGTCTACCAGCATCTACAGCTAATCTATTCTGCCTCTCTACTTGCCTTGGgctgatgtattttctttttcatattCTTTGCCCTTCCCTTTGGAAGCAACTAGGTAAGAGATCCCCTCATGCTCTACCAAACTAGCTGTATGGTATATGGGAGTCACCTCAAACTGCAAAATATCATAACCGGCCTCCTTCACtgcttcctccagaaactccTTCTCCAGAGAGAGGCAGGGAAACTTGTGTTGGCCAACTACAAAATGACTACACTTCATTGTGGTCACCATCAGCAAATGACCCCCTGGCTTTAACAGGGAGCTGACATTCTTCAGGGCAGCTCGGTAGGTACTCAGGTCTTTGCAAATTGCTTCAAAAGAATGGTACAAGAACAGGCAGtcagcagggggcagagaggcaaAGGTCACAGGGTTGAATTTGGTGACATCACATTCCAGAACCTGCTTGATCGTTCTTCGTAATTTCTCTTCCTTCTCAGCCCACTTTTTCCTGGAAAGATAAATATAACACTGAAGATAAATGTGCTACTGTTGTGCCAAAGATCCCTTCGTATCTCGGACCAGTGCACACAGTCAATATATCTGCAATCGGCTCAGTGGATGAGAGTTACATAGTCACACGAAATCTCTGCTGGGTGGAATTCACCTGCTTAAAGCCagtttttcagaagagctcagctcccatttagccAGATTTGGTCACACTTTATATGAAGCTCCCATTTATAGTGGTTTTATAAGGGTTAATAAATGACACAGGCATCTTACAGATGCAAGTACTATGTGTCATAAATGTTTGGTTATCAGCAAATCTGTAGAAAAGGGTGCAAATCGCTATAAGCTATCTATTGATCTGTTGGGCTGTGTAACAATTTTGAGCAACAGACTAAGTCCTTATTAAAAAATGTTCTCACCATTTATTCACCCTTTACAGCCCATTCATATAAATGGAAGATTATATAAAGTGTGGCCAATAATCTAAGGAGCTCAGCACCCCGTGTGCTCAGCTGTTTGGAACATCTGGCACTTACGATCCATTTTGAAGGCTAAAATGGGAGTGAAGGGGGGTCTAACCCTGAAATGTTTGCCActctgccgggggtgggggggggaattatcCTTGTAGGAGTAAACCTTCCTCTTGTAAGCGTTGCAATTTCAAGCTCTGAGTCTGCTAAATTCATAGGAATCCCTTGCTGGGGTCGCTGGaggggagtcctggctccagactTCTCTTAAATTTTTCCTTTCCTTCAatccatttctttctttttatctgTATTGAACACCACCATAATACATAATACTTATTAGGAAAAAAGCACCCCAGAGAAGGAAGATCCACAAATTAAAAGGGATTTTGACATATGTTCTTTAGTTAAATTGTAACAGAACTAGCTCTCCCTCCCGTACCTGTCCCCTTCCAGCTCACACACGTATTTCACCAGCGGAGTCCAGTCAAATGCTCCCGGCTCTTTCTTTAGCCATTTCTGCAGTTCCTGGCAGTTCCGATCCATATAGTTTGCGACAATGATCTCCTCGAAGGACTCACAGGCAGAGAGCAGTTCGCTAATGCTGGGTGCACTGCCAATACGAATCAGGGTGTTGCCTTTAACGCCATCTGGTTTGAAATGCAAAATACCTGTGTATCAGCACATACAGCAGCAGaggatgggagaggaggaggtttaGGGGGTCGAGGGTTCAAGCTGGACAATTTCCTCTCTGGGTTTAAAAAGGGTTTTAAGAAGGCCAGTTCCAGGAGAGAGAAAATGCAGCAAAGGACCCtgactggcttcaagactgagcttgataagtttatggaggggatggtatgatgaggttgcATCATAAGTAGGATGAAAAGGATTTGATTTGTATCAGTAAACGTCAATAAAGATtgatttcaccacacacacacaaactgactaAAAAGCATTTCCATTGATAGTAACTGAAATATACAGCTAGACAAAGTAAGAGAAATCCTGCTCCAGAACTTCTTGGACTTGGATTTGAGGTTATTTAGCTgtaatattttgacatgtgatattgacaattgGTGTTTTAAAGGTTATAAAACTTGAACTTTTTAAATCtcagtgtctactgtcattaaataattgttctctgactccccccacccaagTGTCATATAATTTCCCATaagtgtgaacatttaaatcaatcaaaataaagaaacttaaaaataaacattgatcttatccattgaaattataaCAAACATGAACATTGAATTCTGCCAATCCTGCCTGTAAGTCAGGTTTTTAAGCCTTCCCTCTTTGTTTGTTGCTCTCCCCTGGGCCCTCTCTGATTCGTCCGTGTCTTTCTTAAAGCTGGCA
This window contains:
- the LOC123354598 gene encoding nicotinamide N-methyltransferase-like produces the protein MCRLGASTRAFDPKAYLGYFKFGEDTLGVEYLNFSLKHYCKTFTSGVVKGDTLIDIGSGPTIHQFLSACESFKEIIASDYTYRNHQELEKWLKNEPGAFDWTPVVKYVCELEGNRQRGKEAEKVAKLRKTIKQVLKCDVHQSNPMEPIVLPPADCLVSSLCLESACKVLTTYCIALKNISSLLKPGGRLVLSGVLGCNFYMVGPKRFSCLVLGEEFLREALSDTGFIIQEFEVLVRDDNIDDSSDFSEKFFILARKEEAI
- the LOC123354656 gene encoding nicotinamide N-methyltransferase-like isoform X1; protein product: MDQSRPKKESLEKRFDPKDLLKTYYSFDSTSSEKNDIRMFLLRNFFKTFILDGVKGNTLIRIGSAPSISELLSACESFEEIIVANYMDRNCQELQKWLKKEPGAFDWTPLVKYVCELEGDRKKWAEKEEKLRRTIKQVLECDVTKFNPVTFASLPPADCLFLYHSFEAICKDLSTYRAALKNVSSLLKPGGHLLMVTTMKCSHFVVGQHKFPCLSLEKEFLEEAVKEAGYDILQFEVTPIYHTASLVEHEGISYLVASKGKGKEYEKENTSAQGK
- the LOC123354656 gene encoding nicotinamide N-methyltransferase-like isoform X2, whose translation is MNRERQAPSNGSHQLPNAKHGAAQASTDGVKGNTLIRIGSAPSISELLSACESFEEIIVANYMDRNCQELQKWLKKEPGAFDWTPLVKYVCELEGDRKKWAEKEEKLRRTIKQVLECDVTKFNPVTFASLPPADCLFLYHSFEAICKDLSTYRAALKNVSSLLKPGGHLLMVTTMKCSHFVVGQHKFPCLSLEKEFLEEAVKEAGYDILQFEVTPIYHTASLVEHEGISYLVASKGKGKEYEKENTSAQGK